The region GGGCTTTAATGTCGGATAAAACAACTCAGGGGAAAGTGCCTCCGCAGAACGCGGAAGCTGAACAGTCATTGCTTGGCAGCATTCTTCTGCGCGGCCAGGCTATTGACGTGGTTATACCTATAATTACAGCCGAAGATTTCTATGATGTAAGGCATAAGAAGATATATACGGCCATGTTTGAACTTCAGACGGTGGGCGGCGCGATAGACAGCCTTACCGTAATTGATAAACTAAACCGCACCGGAGAGCTTGAATCTGTGGGCGGGGCCACTTATATATCGGACCTTTCAAATCTTATGCCCACGTGGATGCACGTGGAAGATTACGCCAAAATAATCCGTGAAAAATCCGATTTAAGAAAACTTATAGGTATTTCCGCGGAAATACTGGAACGGTCTTTTGACGAAGAAAAACCTTCCAGGGAAATAATTGAAGCTGCGGAAAATCAGATATTTTCCATAACGGAAAAAAGCAGGGGTTCGCTGCGCGAAGTAAAAGACATGATTCACGATGTTTACGTGCAGATGGATGAAATGGGAAGAATGAAGGACGAACTTATAGGCCTTGAAACCGGCTATAAGAAAATAGACGAAGCAACGTCCGGGCTTACAGGCGGGTCTCTGGTGATTGTGGCCGCAAGGCCGTCTTTGGGAAAAACATCGCTTGTGTTAAACATCGCGCACAGGCTTGCCACCAGAAAACAGAAGAATATCCTTTTCTTCAGTTTTGAAATGAGCGCGGAAGACCTGATAAGAAGGATGCTTGCAACCGGTTCCAGGGTAAGCATTCAGAAGATAAGGACCGGCAAATACATGACCAAAGAAGAAAAACAGAAGATACTTGACGCGGCAGGGGTGCTGTCCGAAACAAGGATGTTTATAGACACGGATGATAACGGAGTCTTTGAAATGCGCGCCAAAGTAAGGACCATAATGTCGCAGTTAAAAAGGGAAAATAAGTCGCTTGACCTTATAATTATAGACTACATGCAGCTGGTAAAACCGGACGCGTCCATTAAATCGCGCGAACAGCAGATTTCCACCATATCAAGGGCCATGAAAGCAATGGCAAGGGAAACAAATATACCGGTAATCGCGCTGTCGCAGTTAAACCGTGAATCGGAAAAAAGGGACCGCACCAAAAGCGGCAAGAGAATAGAGCCAAAACTTTCAGACTTACGCGAAAGCGGCGCCATAGAGCAGGACGCCGACGTTGTTATATTTATTGACCGTGATGATGAAAAAGACACGGAAGGCGTGGAACAGCAGGGCGGCGCGGAGCGGTTTGTAAAGGTAAGGCGCTGCAGGCTTATTATCGCGAAAAACAGAAACGGCCCCACGCTTACGCAGCCTGTACTTTTCCTTCCGGAACTTACATGCTTTGAAGAGACCACAGAACTTACCAATGACGAGGCTTTCAGCTGATGCGTCAAAAATACGCGTGCAACGCGTGCGCCCAAATAGACATGGCCGCGCTGTCGCACAATTTTATTCTTGCCGGCAGGCTGTCAGGCGGCAGGGAAATAATACCGGTAATAAAAGCCAACGCTTACGGGCATGGCTCTGTTGAAGTTGCATCTTATCTGGCTGAAAATCTTGGCGTAAAAAGGCTTGCGGTTGCAAGGGTAAATGAAGGTATTGAAATCCGGTCGGAAAATATAAACGCTTCCATAATAATCCTTGGCGGTTTTTATGAAGGGGAGCTTCAGGAATTAATTCAATATAACCTTGAACCTTCTGTTTATGATATGCCTTTGCTGCGCCTGCTGGCCGTAAAAGCCGCGGCGGCAAAGAAAATAATAAAAGTGCACCTTAAAATTAATACCGGAATGAACAGGCTTGGCGTTAAGCCTGAAAAAGTCCCTGAATTCATAAATTTTATCAGAAGCAGTAATTTTCTAAAACTTGAATCTGTCTATACTCATTTCGCAGACGCAGACCTTGCCAATGACAAAAGGACAAAAAAACAGGCATTAATACTTGAATCTTTAAGAACGGCAGCCGGGCCTGATGTGTTATTTCACGCTGCCAATTCCGCTGCTATTTTAAAATACCCTTTTGCTCATTTTGACGCGGTAAGGCCGGGTATAATGATGTACGGTTCTTACTGTGATAAAAAAACAGCCAAGTCATTATTACCTGTGATGACTTTAAAAACTTCCGTGGCGCAGGTGATTGAACTTAAACCCGGCGATAAAGTAAGTTATGGCGGCAGGTACACCGCGCGTAAAAAAGAATACGCGGCGGTTATTTCCATAGGCTATGGCGACGGCTTCCCGCGTTCTTTATCGGGTAAGGGCGAAGTTATGATTAACGGCAAAAAAAGAAAAGTGCTTGGTACCGTGTGCATGGACCTGACAGTGGTACAGGCGGATAAAAATGTAAAACAGGGCGATTCGGTGCTTGTTTTTGGCAGGGACGGGAAAAATATTATGCCTGTGGAAAAAATGGCGGACGGCGCCGGCACCATTGCGTATGAAATTTTTACCGGAATATCCGACAGGGTAAAAAGAATTTATAAGTATTAATTCATGATTCCGGAGCTTAAATGATTATACTTGGAATAGATCCCGGCACCGCGCGCTGCGGTTACGGGGTGATAGAAAAAAAGGGAAGCGCTGTCAGGCCCGTGTCTTATGGGCTGATAGAGACGGATAAAAATCTGGAACCCGCCTTAAGGCTTAAAAAGATATATAATGAACTTTCTGATATAATAGATAAATATAAACCGGAATTTGTGTCCGTGGAAAAACTTTTTTTTAATAAGAACGTTACCACGGCGATAAGCGTTGCGGAGGCAAGGGGCGTAATTCTTCTTTCCGCGGTTTTGGCCGGGGCGCAGATAAGGGAATACACGCCGATGCAGGTTAAGATGGCGCTTACCGGTTACGGCAAAGCGGATAAAAAGCAGATGCAGAATATGATAAAAATGCTGCTTGGTTTAAAGGCTGTCCCAAAACCGGATGACGTGGCTGACGCGCTGGCAATAGCGGTCTGCTGTTCCAGTTTTTATAAGCTTGAAAATCTTAAAATCGCAGGCGGTAAAAAATGATAGCGTTTGTGGAAGGAAAAATAGACAGCCTGGCGGAAAATTACGCCGTTATAGACGTAAACGGATTGGGCTACGGGATATTTATTTCCGCTTCAACTTATTTTGATTTAAAAGACGTTACGGCGCCGGTCAGGCTTTATACGTACATGAATGTCAGGGAAGACGCGCAGGAATTGTACGGCTTTATTACACCGCAGGAAAAAGAGACTTTTTTAATGTTAATCTCCGTCAATGGCATAGGCGCAAAGGCGGGAATGACCATACTTGGCAATATTACAATAGACGCGTTAAAGCGTGCGATTGGCAGTGAAAATATTGAAGCGCTTACAAAGATACCGGGGCTTGGCAGAAAAAAAGCGGAACGCATAATACTTGAACTTAAAGACAAATATAAAACCATGGCTGTAAAAGAACCAAAGGGTGAAAATATTCCCGATGAGGAAGAATACATACAGGTTTTAACCGCGCTTGGTTTTAATTACGGGCAGGCAAGGGAAGCGTTAAAAGAAGCGTTAAGGAGTATTGAAGGGACTGCGGACAAAGAAAAAGTAATTAAGGAAGCGTTAAAAAGGCTGGGGTAGTTTGGATGCTTGGACGCTTAGAGGCTTGGATGCTCGGTTAGGAATTGGTAGGCGCACCCTTTTAGGGTGCGGCAGTTGGTTTAAAAAAGCAGATAACCAGAAGCGGTAAGACGGGTGTTCGGTTTAGATTTGGTAGGCGCACCCTTTCAGGGTGCGGCAGTTGGTTTAAAAAGCAGATAAGCAGAAGCGAAATGTTAAAGAGCGGTTAGGTTTAGATCTGGTAGACGCGGGTCTTTAGCCCGCGGTAGTTGATTTAGTTCTGGTAGGCGCACCCTTTCAGGGTGCGGCAGTTGAATTGAAAAATATAAACAACGCGCCTTAAAAGTCGCGGCTACCAAATCGATACAGGTAAATGGAGAAATTGGATGAAAGATGACAAAGACACAGAGCGCATAGTGGAAGGGTTTGCGGAGCCGGAAGAGCGGGTACGGGAAAACGCTTTACGGCCCAAACTGCTTACCGATTATATAGGGCAGGAAAGCGTTAAAGAGAAACTTAAAATATTAATTGAGGCGGCTAAGAAAAGAAAAGAACCGCCGGAGCATATTTTATTTTACGGGCCGCCCGGTCTTGGAAAAACTACATTATCGCACATCATTGCCAATGAACTTGGCGTAAATATTAAATCAACAGCAGGGCCTGTAATAGAAAAAGCCGGCGACCTTGCGGCTATTATCACCAACCTTGAAGAAAACGACATTCTGTTTATAGACGAGATACACAGGCTTAATCATTCGGTTGAAGAAATAATGTATCCGGCGCTGGAAGACGGCGTGCTGGATATTGTAATAGGCAAGGGGCCGTCCGCAAAAACATTCAGGATAAATCTGCCTAAGTTCACGCTTATAGGCGCGACCACAAGGGCGGGCATGATATCCGCCCCTTTAAGGGAGCGTTTTGGCGCTGTGTACAGGGTGGATTTTTATGATACCGATTCCATAGCAGTTATTTTAAAACGTTCCGCGGAAATTCTTGGGGTTAAGTCCGACAAAGAGGGTATATATGAAATTGCAAGGCGCTCGCGCGGGACACCAAGGGTGGCTAACAGGTTATTAAAACGCGTAAGGGATTTCGCGCAGGTTAAAGCACTTGGCGTTATTGACGTGAAAACCGCAAAGGCCGCGCTTGCCATGCTTGAAATAGATGAAATAGGGCTGGATAACATGGACAGAAAAGTCATAACAACAATAATAGAAAAATTTAAAGGCGGCCCTGTGGGAATTGAAACAATTGCGGTGGCGGTATCTGAAGAAGCCGATACAATAGAAGATGTGTATGAACCGTTTTTAATTCAGCTTGGCTTCATTCAAAGGACATCATCCGGACGCAAGGTAACAGATAAAGCGTACGAACATTTTGGATATAAGAAACCGGAGAATGGGGAATTATTTTAACTGACAGGTAACAGCTGACAAGTTACAATTGACAACTTACAGCTAAAAAGGAGAATATCTTGCAGGATAAAAATATCAGGATCCGCGTGGCGGGGATATGCCTGGATAAGAAAAACAGGCTGCTGCTGGTAAACCATCAGAAGAACGGTAAGTCGTACTGGCTTTTGCCTGGCGGCGGCGTGGAATATGGGGAGACCCTGCATGAAGCGTTAAAGCGTGAGTTTATGGAAGAGATGTCTTTAAATATAAAAAAGGCGGGGGAATTGCTTTTTGTCAATGATTCCATCTACCCCGGAGGAAAAAGGCACGTAATTAACATGTATTTTAAGGTGCGCGTTTCCGGCGTGTTAAAACCTAACCCTGACCACATCCTGAAAAATGCTGTTTACATGGAAAAAAGTGAATTTAAAAAAATACTGTTTTATCCGGATATAAAAAATGATATAATGCGTATGTGGTCAAATAAGTTTATGAAACAGGCGGGATATTTAAAAACTAAGTGGAAAGACTAAGGGGAGGTATTGATTATGGAAGGTTTAAATATTAAGGTTACGGATAAAGGTGATATAAAAGTGGTAAGCTGTCAGGGTTACATTGATACCACCACGTCATCCCTTCTTGAAAATAAAATGGCTGAACTTATTCAGGGCAAAAAATTCAAAATAATAATGGACCTTGGGGAAGTGGATTACATAAGCAGCGCCGGCTGGGGTATCTTTATCAGCGAAATTAAGAATATAAGAAAGAATAAAGGCGACCTGAAACTTGTAAATATGAAGCAGGAAGTAAT is a window of Candidatus Goldiibacteriota bacterium DNA encoding:
- the dnaB gene encoding replicative DNA helicase, yielding MSDKTTQGKVPPQNAEAEQSLLGSILLRGQAIDVVIPIITAEDFYDVRHKKIYTAMFELQTVGGAIDSLTVIDKLNRTGELESVGGATYISDLSNLMPTWMHVEDYAKIIREKSDLRKLIGISAEILERSFDEEKPSREIIEAAENQIFSITEKSRGSLREVKDMIHDVYVQMDEMGRMKDELIGLETGYKKIDEATSGLTGGSLVIVAARPSLGKTSLVLNIAHRLATRKQKNILFFSFEMSAEDLIRRMLATGSRVSIQKIRTGKYMTKEEKQKILDAAGVLSETRMFIDTDDNGVFEMRAKVRTIMSQLKRENKSLDLIIIDYMQLVKPDASIKSREQQISTISRAMKAMARETNIPVIALSQLNRESEKRDRTKSGKRIEPKLSDLRESGAIEQDADVVIFIDRDDEKDTEGVEQQGGAERFVKVRRCRLIIAKNRNGPTLTQPVLFLPELTCFEETTELTNDEAFS
- the alr gene encoding alanine racemase: MRQKYACNACAQIDMAALSHNFILAGRLSGGREIIPVIKANAYGHGSVEVASYLAENLGVKRLAVARVNEGIEIRSENINASIIILGGFYEGELQELIQYNLEPSVYDMPLLRLLAVKAAAAKKIIKVHLKINTGMNRLGVKPEKVPEFINFIRSSNFLKLESVYTHFADADLANDKRTKKQALILESLRTAAGPDVLFHAANSAAILKYPFAHFDAVRPGIMMYGSYCDKKTAKSLLPVMTLKTSVAQVIELKPGDKVSYGGRYTARKKEYAAVISIGYGDGFPRSLSGKGEVMINGKKRKVLGTVCMDLTVVQADKNVKQGDSVLVFGRDGKNIMPVEKMADGAGTIAYEIFTGISDRVKRIYKY
- the ruvC gene encoding crossover junction endodeoxyribonuclease RuvC; its protein translation is MIILGIDPGTARCGYGVIEKKGSAVRPVSYGLIETDKNLEPALRLKKIYNELSDIIDKYKPEFVSVEKLFFNKNVTTAISVAEARGVILLSAVLAGAQIREYTPMQVKMALTGYGKADKKQMQNMIKMLLGLKAVPKPDDVADALAIAVCCSSFYKLENLKIAGGKK
- the ruvA gene encoding Holliday junction branch migration protein RuvA, which encodes MIAFVEGKIDSLAENYAVIDVNGLGYGIFISASTYFDLKDVTAPVRLYTYMNVREDAQELYGFITPQEKETFLMLISVNGIGAKAGMTILGNITIDALKRAIGSENIEALTKIPGLGRKKAERIILELKDKYKTMAVKEPKGENIPDEEEYIQVLTALGFNYGQAREALKEALRSIEGTADKEKVIKEALKRLG
- the ruvB gene encoding Holliday junction branch migration DNA helicase RuvB, coding for MKDDKDTERIVEGFAEPEERVRENALRPKLLTDYIGQESVKEKLKILIEAAKKRKEPPEHILFYGPPGLGKTTLSHIIANELGVNIKSTAGPVIEKAGDLAAIITNLEENDILFIDEIHRLNHSVEEIMYPALEDGVLDIVIGKGPSAKTFRINLPKFTLIGATTRAGMISAPLRERFGAVYRVDFYDTDSIAVILKRSAEILGVKSDKEGIYEIARRSRGTPRVANRLLKRVRDFAQVKALGVIDVKTAKAALAMLEIDEIGLDNMDRKVITTIIEKFKGGPVGIETIAVAVSEEADTIEDVYEPFLIQLGFIQRTSSGRKVTDKAYEHFGYKKPENGELF
- a CDS encoding NUDIX hydrolase; the protein is MQDKNIRIRVAGICLDKKNRLLLVNHQKNGKSYWLLPGGGVEYGETLHEALKREFMEEMSLNIKKAGELLFVNDSIYPGGKRHVINMYFKVRVSGVLKPNPDHILKNAVYMEKSEFKKILFYPDIKNDIMRMWSNKFMKQAGYLKTKWKD
- a CDS encoding STAS domain-containing protein, with the translated sequence MEGLNIKVTDKGDIKVVSCQGYIDTTTSSLLENKMAELIQGKKFKIIMDLGEVDYISSAGWGIFISEIKNIRKNKGDLKLVNMKQEVMEIFELLDFTNILEYYKTADEAAKKFK